The proteins below are encoded in one region of Brachionichthys hirsutus isolate HB-005 chromosome 12, CSIRO-AGI_Bhir_v1, whole genome shotgun sequence:
- the mrasa gene encoding ras-related protein M-Ras — protein MATSAVPSDNLPTYKLVVVGDGGVGKSALTIQFFQKIFVPDYDPTIEDSYLKHTEIDGQWAILDVLDTAGQEEFSAMREQYMRTGDGFLIVFSVTDKASFEHVDRFHQLILRVKDREAFPMVLVANKVDLVHLRKVTSDQGQEMAAKHNITYIETSAKDPPMNVDKAFHELVRVIRQQVPERNQKKKKKMKWRAERSTSSHRFHCAIL, from the exons ATGGCGACCAGCGCCGTGCCAAGTGACAACCTGCCAACGTACaagctggtggtggtgggggatgGTGGCGTCGGGAAGAGCGCCCTCACCATCCAGTTTTTCCAAAAGATCTTTGTGCCAGACTACGATCCCACGATAGAGGACTCGTACCTTAAACACACGGAGATAGATGGACAGTGGGCAATTCTGGATG TGCTGGACACAGCCGGCCAAGAGGAGTTCAGCGCGATGCGGGAGCAGTACATGAGGACGGGCGACGGCTTCCTCATTGTCTTCTCCGTGACAGACAAGGCCAGCTTTGAACACGTCGACCGGTTCCATCAACTCATACTGCGGGTCAAAGACAG GGAGGCCTTTCCCATGGTGTTGGTGGCAAACAAAGTGGATTTAGTCCATCTTAGAAAAGTCACCTCTGACCAGGGCCAAGAGATGGCTGCAAAGCACAAT ATCACTTATATAGAAACCAGTGCCAAGGATCCGCCCATGAATGTGGACAAAGCCTTTCACGAGCTGGTTCGTGTTATAAG ACAACAGGTCCCAGAGCgaaaccagaagaagaaaaagaagatgaaatggAGAGCAGAACGTTCAACGAGTTCCCATCGGTTCCACTGTGCCATATTGTGA